In Erigeron canadensis isolate Cc75 chromosome 6, C_canadensis_v1, whole genome shotgun sequence, the following are encoded in one genomic region:
- the LOC122604035 gene encoding proline-rich receptor-like protein kinase PERK5 — MDSAPEAALAPETPSPSTDSSPSSDTSPPPPSSPSPPPPSPSRPPPASPPPKVLPPPSPSDFFPPPKEEETPVASAPPPPNTTPTQDLPSGTPPTPIPPNIIPTQGNASNKTAPGPANKLPNSSSRKSASKSPTDSDSISSSSGSDIPIIIGGIAAGILVFLALVMVCVLCNRKKKKPYYIHEENLGVGAGGPYYNGKPDHVVRVNGDGGWGHPSAMQASNDSSGPSIPVASPNMPLALSQSQFSYDDLATATGGFAQYNLLGQGGFGLVHKGVLPNGQEVAVKSLKAGSGQGEREFQAEVEIISRVHHRYLVSLVGYCISDGQRMLVYEYVPNNTLEFHLHGKAQAVMDWQTRMRIALGSAKGLAYLHEDCHPRIIHRDIKSANILLDHEYEAKVADFGLARLASANDTHVSTRVMGTFGYLAPEYAQSGKLSDKSDVFSFSVMLLEIFTGRRPIDPTNEYMDDSLVDWARPLIAKAKEDGDYSKLVDPRLKGNYDHEEIVRMAACTAAGVRHSARRRPKMSQIVRALEANASLDSLDEKPTREGSTLNVSESRAYDTRAYNNDLAKFNKMVLSGDDDFSSSEMGSSGPYR; from the exons ATGGATTCGGCCCCAGAGGCTGCTCTGGCCCCCGAAACCCCATCTCCAAGTACCGACTCCTCACCATCTTCTGATACTTCACCTCCACCACCTTCAAGTCCTTCACCACCTCCACCTTCTCCTTCTAGACCACCGCCCGCCTCTCCACCTCCTAAAGTATTGCCACCACCTTCCCCTTCTGATTTCTTCCCACCGCCTAAAGAAGAAGAGACGCCTGTCGCCTCTGCTCCACCGCCACCCAACACAACCCCAACACAAGACTTACCATCAGGAACACCACCCACCCCCATCCCTCCTAACATTATACCAACCCAGGGCAATGCTTCTAACAAAACAGCACCAGGTCCTGCCAACAAGTTACCCAACTCATCAAGCCGAAAATCAGCCTCAAAATCACCAACTGACTCAGACTCGATATCAAGTTCTAGTGGAAGTGATATCCCTATAATCATTGGCGGAATAGCTGCTGGCATTTTGGTGTTTCTTGCTCTTGTTATGGTTTGTGTTCTATGCAAtaggaagaagaaaaaaccTTACTATATTCATGAAGAAAACCTCGGTGTAGGTGCAGGAGGTCCATACTACAATGGTAAACCAGACCACGTGGTCAGGGTCAATGGTGACGGCGGTTGGGGACATCCATCAGCAATGCAGGCAAGTAATGACTCATCCGGGCCTAGTATACCAGTGGCATCCCCAAACATGCCACTAGCACTTAGCCAGAGCCAGTTCTCCTATGATGATCTAGCAACTGCCACTGGAGGGTTCGCCCAATACAATCTTTTGGGCCAAGGAGGATTCGGGTTAGTACACAAAGGGGTGCTGCCAAATGGGCAGGAAGTTGCTGTAAAGAGCTTAAAAGCGGGCAGCGGGCAAGGTGAACGAGAGTTTCAGGCAGAGGTTGAGATCATTAGTAGGGTCCACCATCGATATCTAGTTTCACTTGTTGGATATTGTATTAGTGACGGGCAGAGAATGCTTGTGTACGAGTATGTTCCTAATAATACCTTGGAGTTCCATCTGCATG GAAAGGCTCAAGCAGTTATGGATTGGCAAACTAGAATGCGTATTGCTCTTGGATCAGCTAAAGGACTTGCTTATCTTCATGAAGATT GCCACCCTAGAATTATCCATCGAGACATCAAATCTGCTAACATTCTCCTTGACCACGAGTACGAAGCAAAG GTGGCTGATTTTGGGCTGGCTAGACTAGCATCTGCGAATGACACTCATGTCTCAACACGTGTGATGGGAACTTTCGG GTATTTAGCTCCAGAGTATGCTCAAAGTGGAAAGCTATCAGATAAGTCTGATGTTTTCTCATTCAGTGTCATGTTGTTGGAGATTTTCACAGGAAGGAGGCCTATTGATCCAACGAATGAATACATGGATGACAGTTTGGTAGATTGG GCTAGGCCACTAATCGCTAAGGCAAAGGAAGATGGAGACTACAGCAAGCTTGTGGACCCACGCTTGAAAGGCAACTATGATCATGAGGAGATAGTAAGAATGGCTGCTTGTACTGCAGCTGGTGTTCGTCATTCTGCTAGGAGGCGTCCTAAGATGAGCCAG ATTGTACGAGCATTGGAAGCGAATGCATCATTAGATAGCTTGGACGAAAAGCCAACTAGAGAAGGCTCCACGTTAAATGTAAGTGAATCAAGAGCGTATGACACAAGAGCCTACAACAATGATCTCGCAAAGTTCAATAAGATGGTACTGTCAGGTGACGACGACTTTTCAAGCAGTGAGATGGGTAGTTCCGGACCCTATAGGTAA
- the LOC122602641 gene encoding U1 small nuclear ribonucleoprotein 70 kDa: MGDYGDALNRNVSVQARTKQQNRANLMQMKLIGQSHPTGLTNNLLKLFEPRPPLEYKPPPEKRKCLPYTGMAQFVGNFAEPGDPEYAPPVEKGETPSQKKARIHQARLAEGAKKAAEELEKFHPDADPNISGDPYKTLFVARLNYETTESKIKREFEAYGPIKRVRLIADKDTNKPRGYAFIEYMHTRDMKAAYKQADGRKLDNRRVLVDVERGRTVPNWRPRRLGGGLGTTRVGGEEVNQRYSGREQQQSGGAPRSAEPKVHEERDREREKSRERVKEREREKSRERSHDKPRDREHREDRHHRDRKSDRADRDRDRSGRDRDRHRDRSDRGRDRSGRDRHRDKDREGDAEPMDLDRGRSRDKDYEYDRHERDKYGDRQKNYDHGDPDEDWYDPTEHGNNKRADPVHEPAGYDYYDHPEDVARYQHERNDDRYNLRMEEDDDYEPMKAEPRDKDYRRSDRSHSRDY, encoded by the exons ATGGGAGATTACGGTGATGCTTTGAATCGTAATGTTAGCGTTCAGGCGCGTACCAAACAACAAAACCGCGCCAATCTTATGCAGATGAAATTG ATTGGGCAGAGTCATCCTACGGGATTGACGAATaatcttttgaagctttttGAGCCAAGACCTCCTTTGGAGTATAAGCCTCCACCTGAGAAGAGGAAGTGTTTGCCATACAcag gtATGGCGCAGTTCGTTGGCAACTTCGCTGAGCCAGGTGATCCTGAATATGCTCCACCAGTTGAGAAGGGTGAAACACCG AGCCAAAAGAAGGCTAGGATTCACCAAGCACGGCTTGCAGAAGGTGCAAAAAAGGCTGCCGAGGAGCTTGAGAAAT TCCATCCGGATGCAGACCCAAATATATCTGGAGATCCATACAAGACGTTGTTTGTAGCTAGGCTT AATTATGAGACAACTGAGAGCAAAATCAAAAGGGAGTTTGAGGCATATGGGCCCATCAAACGG GTTCGGTTGATTGCTGATAAAGATACAAACAAACCGAGAGGATACGCTTTTATAGAGTACATGCATACACGTGATATGAAag CTGCATATAAACAAGCTGATGGAAGGAAGCTAGATAATAGAAGGGTGCTTGTGGATGTTGAACGTGGTAGAACCGTTCCCAATTGGCGACCACGTAGACTTGGCGGTGGACTTGGAACAACCAGGGTTGGAGGTGAAGAAGTCAACCAGAGGTATTCCGGAAG AGAGCAACAGCAATCAGGGGGGGCTCCTAGATCTGCAGAACCAAAAGTACATGAGGAAAGAGACAG GGAGAGGGAAAAATCCCGTGAAAGGGTAAAAGAAAGAGAACGTGAGAAGTCTCGTGAGCGGTCTCATGATAAGCCAAGGGACCGAGAACACCGGGAAGATAGGCACCACCGAGACAGAAAGTCAGACAGGGCAGATAGGGACAGAGACCGTAGTGGTCGTGATCGTGACAGACACCGAGACCGTAGTGATCGTGGTCGTGATCGTAGTGGCCGTGACCGCCATCGTGACAAGGATCGGGAGGGCGATGCTGAACCTATGGACCTTGATCGTGGCCGTTCTCGTGATAAGGACTATGAATATGATAGACATGAGCGAGACAAGTATGGGGATAGGCAAAAAAACTATGACCATGGGGATCCTGATGAGGATTGGTATGATCCAACTGAACATGGGAACAATAAGCGGGCTGATCCAGTCCATGAACCAGCAGGTTATGACTACTATGATCACCCAGAAGATGTAGCGCGGTATCAACATGAGCGTAATGATGATCGTTATAATCTGCGTATGGAGGAAGATGATGACTATGAACCAATGAAGGCTGAACCACGTGACAAAGATTATAGGCGATCCGACAGGTCACACTCACGTGACTACTAA